A genomic stretch from Deltaproteobacteria bacterium includes:
- a CDS encoding Crp/Fnr family transcriptional regulator — protein sequence MAQVPARVDKPVALRGSQLLRDFTDVGVKILAEIVEQRSVGKGTYAFKAGESSEKLAFVAKGTLQLLPGDGGGALGEVVSGDTVGGMALLVVGEHVVSALAATDVELLELNRDAFDEMKRTHPRTALNLTLALAHDLAERLREAKVPLREFLVWQIGKRQT from the coding sequence ATGGCGCAGGTGCCCGCCCGCGTGGACAAGCCGGTGGCGCTGCGCGGCTCGCAGCTCTTGCGCGACTTCACCGACGTCGGCGTGAAGATCCTCGCGGAAATCGTCGAGCAGCGCAGCGTGGGGAAGGGCACCTACGCATTCAAGGCGGGCGAGAGCTCGGAAAAGCTCGCCTTCGTAGCCAAGGGCACGCTCCAGCTCCTGCCGGGTGACGGGGGCGGTGCGCTCGGCGAGGTAGTCTCCGGCGATACCGTCGGCGGCATGGCGCTGCTGGTCGTCGGAGAGCACGTCGTTTCCGCGCTGGCCGCGACCGACGTCGAGTTGCTCGAGCTCAATCGCGATGCCTTCGACGAGATGAAGCGCACCCACCCGCGAACAGCGCTCAACCTGACGCTCGCCCTGGCACACGACCTCGCCGAGCGGCTGCGCGAGGCGAAGGTGCCCCTGCGCGAGTTCCTCGTCTGGCAGATCGGCAAACGGCAGACCTAG
- a CDS encoding DedA family protein has product MKDWLFHFLTNFHGPAAYIGVLFVLITCGLGVPLPEDVPLIAGGWLIGRNGSLPLMMITGLAGILIGDSIIFHAGQTYGERLLDTRLGRHIPGERVQRAIALFDKHGAKFIVAARFVPGLRAVTYFVAGSTGVPYWKFITFDGIAACVSAPAWVYLGWYARKHGRKMLDKVMAWSAQAQLVAFAVIIGLTVIYLAYLTLRRRWRRKRGLPVSTPPIPLQRVEGGLERPAQLRRR; this is encoded by the coding sequence CTGAAAGACTGGCTCTTTCACTTCCTCACGAACTTCCACGGGCCTGCCGCGTACATCGGCGTTCTCTTCGTTCTCATTACTTGTGGCCTGGGAGTGCCGCTGCCGGAGGACGTGCCGCTCATCGCCGGCGGGTGGCTGATCGGGCGCAACGGGTCGCTGCCGCTGATGATGATCACGGGACTGGCCGGGATCCTGATCGGCGACAGCATCATCTTCCACGCGGGACAGACCTACGGGGAGCGGCTTCTGGATACGCGGCTCGGCCGCCATATCCCCGGTGAGCGAGTCCAGCGCGCCATCGCCCTCTTCGACAAGCACGGGGCGAAGTTCATCGTGGCCGCGCGCTTCGTTCCCGGGTTGCGCGCGGTGACCTATTTCGTGGCCGGGTCCACCGGCGTGCCGTACTGGAAGTTCATCACCTTCGACGGCATCGCCGCCTGCGTGTCCGCTCCGGCCTGGGTGTACCTGGGTTGGTACGCGCGCAAACACGGCCGCAAGATGCTGGACAAGGTGATGGCCTGGTCGGCGCAGGCGCAGCTGGTCGCGTTTGCCGTGATCATCGGCCTGACGGTGATCTACCTGGCGTACCTCACGCTGCGCCGGCGGTGGCGGCGCAAGCGCGGGCTGCCGGTGAGCACGCCCCCGATTCCGCTGCAGAGGGTCGAAGGCGGCCTGGAGCGGCCGGCCCAGCTCCGGCGTCGTTGA